A portion of the Naumovozyma castellii chromosome 2, complete genome genome contains these proteins:
- the GSH1 gene encoding glutamate--cysteine ligase (ancestral locus Anc_1.265), whose amino-acid sequence MGLLAAGTPLPWTESRKYNNHIRKQGIEQLLYVFQAAAKRDNDPLLWGDEIEYMMLEVDHNNKNVMLDVTHDFILDRFAEVDYPLCVANDVLYHPEYGRFMLEATPASPYDGYVDEYVEFNMKKRRDLAKFRLNQFAEEEGLLLQRKNLVPISLTTFPRMGRSDFLNIENPWDHKNSASRSLYLPDEVINRHVRFPTLTANIRIRRGEKVCMNIPMFKDQFTPETDDTVYERDWFVPEDKESLKATKPGFIYLDAMGFGMGSSCLQVTFQAPNINLARYVYDSLVNFAPIMLAASAAAPAFKGWLADQDVRWNVISGAVDCRTPWERNTEPILPKYNKDGMGGLSEDAKKSVQRIPKSRYSTVDLYLGGNEFFNRTLNDTDVPINEKVLKTLLENDKAPLDYDLAKHFAHLYIRDPISVFEESIDQDNKTSTNHFENLQSTNWQTLRFKPPTQEAVPSNKRVPGWRVEFRPLEVQLTDFENAAYSTMLYLIVEYLLTFPDRINAYIPMSQVWDNMHTAHHTDAILNEHFYWKNSFESSDFNTSMHSINEIFHSMENGIFNKFINPILRHKGFVSKDWKELKNSSKHLRTYYYLKLISDRTSGKIPSIAKYIRNFIMNHKDYRHDSRVSKSINYDLIMACERITNLDNSNNDMTDLFGDDITNYLIHSKLSFEK is encoded by the coding sequence ATGGGTCTACTTGCCGCCGGAACACCGCTACCATGGACCGAATCTCGTAAATACAACAACCATATCCGAAAACAAGGTATAGAACAACTGCTGTACGTCTTCCAGGCCGCCGCCAAGAGAGATAATGATCCTCTATTATGGGGCGATGAAATCGAATATATGATGCTCGAAGTGGACCATAATAACAAGAACGTCATGCTTGATGTCACTCACGATTTCATTCTGGATAGGTTCGCTGAGGTCGATTATCCCCTTTGCGTGGCTAATGATGTCCTTTATCATCCGGAGTATGGGAGATTTATGTTGGAGGCAACTCCGGCAAGTCCCTATGACGGATACGTCGATGAGTATGTCGAGTTTaatatgaagaagagaagagatTTGGCCAAGTTTAGATTGAATCAATTCGCTGAAGAGGAAGGTTTGCTTTtacaaaggaaaaatttggtTCCCATCAGTTTGACTACTTTCCCCAGAATGGGGAGATCagatttcttgaatattgaaaatcCTTGGGATCATAAGAATTCAGCATCAAGATCTTTATATTTGCCCGATGAAGTCATTAACAGACATGTAAGATTCCCCACTTTGACCGCTAACATTAGAATCAGAAGAGGTGAAAAAGTTTGTATGAACATCCCCATGTTTAAGGATCAATTCACTCCGGAGACAGATGATACTGTCTATGAACGTGATTGGTTTGTTCCAGAGGATAAGGAATCTCTCAAGGCTACTAAACCAGgttttatttatttggatGCGATGGGGTTCGGGATGGGGTCCTCTTGTTTACAAGTCACTTTCCAAGCTCcaaatattaatttggCACGTTATGTGTATGACAGTTTGGTTAATTTCGCCCCCATTATGTTGGCTGCATCTGCAGCAGCACCAGCTTTTAAAGGTTGGTTAGCTGACCAAGATGTTCGTTGGAACGTCATCTCAGGTGCTGTGGATTGTCGTACTCCATGGGAACGTAACACGGAACCAATATTACCCAAGTATAATAAAGATGGAATGGGTGGTCTTTCTGAAGATGCTAAGAAATCCGTGCAAAGAATTCCTAAATCAAGATACAGTACGGTGGATTTATATTTAGGTGGTAAcgaatttttcaatagaaCTTTGAATGATACTGATGTACccattaatgaaaaggtATTGAAAACATTGTTGGAAAACGATAAGGCTCCTCTTGATTATGATTTAGCTAAGCATTTCGCACATTTATACATTAGAGACCCTATATCTGTCTTTGAGGAAAGTATTGACCAGGATAATAAGACGTCCACGAATCATTTCGAAAATTTGCAAAGTACAAATTGGCAAACTTTACGTTTTAAACCTCCAACTCAAGAAGCTGTACCAAGTAATAAGAGAGTTCCTGGTTGGAGAGTCGAGTTTAGACCCTTAGAAGTACAATTGACCGATTTCGAAAATGCCGCATACTCAACAATGCTTTACTTAATCGtggaatatttattaacGTTCCCTGATAGAATTAACGCATATATACCAATGTCACAAGTTTGGGATAATATGCATACTGCTCATCATACAGACGCTATCTTAAATGAACACTTTTACTGGAAGAATTCTTTTGAATCTTCAGATTTTAACACTTCTATGCattccattaatgaaattttccacaGTATGGAAAATGgtatattcaataaattcattaatccAATATTAAGACACAAGGGATTTGTTTCCAAGGATTGGAAAGAACTaaaaaattcttccaaacACTTGAGAACTTATTActatttaaaattaatctCTGATAGAACATCGGGTAAGATACCATCCATCGCCAAATACATCCGTAATTTCATAATGAATCACAAAGATTATAGACACGATTCTAGAGTTTCTAAATCCATCAATTACGATTTGATCATGGCATGTGAGAGAATCACGAATTTGGATAACTCGAATAATGATATGACAGATTTGTTTGGTGATGATATCACAAACTATCTCATACACAGTAAACTTTCATTCGAGAAATAG
- the GCN3 gene encoding translation initiation factor eIF2B subunit alpha (ancestral locus Anc_1.263): MCKKDLTSQTSLRDKISYRLYRHNISSKKVATMTDFNITETYLKFLEEDAEMTMPIAAIESLVTLLRVKNPETAAEMITTIKNSTAELIETIPNSVSLRAGCDIFMRFVLRNLHLYGDWESCKQHLIENGQLFVSRAKRSRDKIAKIGVDFISDDDIILVHGFSRAVFSLLNHAAKNLIRFRCVVTESRPTQQGRQLYSLLEEKGIPVTMVVDSAVGTVIDKVDKVFVGAEGVAESGGIINLVGTYSVGVLAQNARKPFYVVTESHKFVRMFPLSSDDLPMTGESLDFSRRKDNSQDVLRGPTIDYTAQEYITALITDLGVLTPSAVSEELIKMWYD; the protein is encoded by the coding sequence atgtgCAAGAAAGATTTGACATCGCAAACCAGTTTAAGAGACAAGATCAGTTACCGGCTCTATAGACATAATATATCATCCAAAAAAGTTGCAACAATGACAGATTTTAACATTACGGAGACGTATCTAAAGTTTTTGGAAGAGGATGCCGAAATGACTATGCCAATCGCTGCAATCGAATCCTTGGTCACATTGTTAAGAGTGAAAAATCCAGAAACGGCAGCTGAAATGATCACTACGATAAAGAATTCTACCGCCGAACTGATTGAGACCATTCCAAACTCCGTCTCTTTGAGAGCAGGGTGTGATATCTTCATGAGATTCGTCTTGAGAAATTTACATCTTTACGGTGATTGGGAAAGTTGTAAACAGCATCTTATAGAAAATGGTCAGCTTTTCGTTTCCAGAGCAAAGAGATCTCGTGATAAGATTGCCAAGATTGGTGTTGATTTCAtatctgatgatgatattatcTTGGTTCATGGATTCTCCAGAGCTGTCTTTTCGTTATTAAATCATGCCGCCAAAAACTTAATTAGATTCAGATGTGTCGTGACTGAATCGAGACCCACTCAACAGGGGAGACAgttatattctttattagaGGAAAAAGGAATACCTGTAACTATGGTTGTGGATAGTGCAGTGGGAACTGTCATCGATAAAGTAGATAAAGTCTTTGTTGGTGCCGAAGGTGTGGCAGAAAGTGGTGGTATCATAAATCTGGTTGGTACTTATTCTGTTGGTGTTCTTGCTCAAAATGCTAGAAAACCATTCTACGTTGTTACAGAAAGTCATAAGTTTGTGCGTATGTTCCCTTTATCATCAGACGACTTACCAATGACTGGTGAATCCTTAGATTTCTCACGCCGTAAAGATAATTCCCAAGACGTTCTACGTGGCCCAACGATCGATTATACTGCTCAAGAATATATTACAGCATTGATAACGGATTTGGGTGTTTTAACGCCAAGTGCAGTTTCAGAGGAATTGATTAAGATGTGGTATGATTAA
- the RPC37 gene encoding DNA-directed RNA polymerase III subunit C37 (ancestral locus Anc_1.262), whose product MISDSKLFVSEEEDANVESFENMDIDMGTDERRPVSDNDNDDDEDPVIQEFPLNLAGTSENLHIFQFANKAKLIGKKAAEHPFIAAARYKNKSALWELDIPLDENSFFNKDKSEGSWDKANIQTLKGVGVKNDGQYVAFVANGEVYMAPVKTVAQLRPFFKYIDSAAQERRQEEYKQNANPQSQRAQVVTMSVKSVSDQANNRLTGSLLAHKIADEEDATELEWIESTFEQYKEGIMTESKEAILKPLDKDEDYLSKLL is encoded by the coding sequence ATGATAAGTGACAGcaaattatttgtttcaGAGGAAGAGGATGCTAATGTAGAATCATTTGAGAATATGGATATCGATATGGGAACTGACGAAAGAAGGCCTGTTtctgataatgataatgatgacgatgaagatcCTGTTATCCAAGAATTTCCTTTGAATCTTGCTGGGACTTCCGAAAACTTACATATATTCCAGTTTGCCAACAAGGCTAAACTGATAGGAAAGAAAGCTGCCGAACATCCTTTCATCGCCGCTGCCAGATACAAGAATAAATCAGCACTTTGGGAATTAGATATTCCATTAGACGAAAACTCGTTCTTTAATAAAGACAAATCTGAAGGATCATGGGATAAGGCcaatattcaaacattGAAAGGGGTTGGTGTCAAAAATGACGGACAATATGTTGCATTTGTTGCTAACGGCGAAGTGTATATGGCTCCTGTGAAGACAGTGGCTCAATTAAGACccttctttaaatatatagACTCCGCAGCTCAAGAAAGGAGACAGGAAGAATACAAGCAAAATGCGAACCCTCAAAGTCAAAGGGCCCAAGTTGTTACAATGTCCGTAAAAAGTGTAAGTGATCAAGCAAACAATCGATTAACTGGTTCTTTGCTGGCACATAAGATCGCTGATGAGGAGGATGCCACTGAATTGGAATGGATTGAAAGTACGTTTGAACAATATAAAGAAGGAATAATGACAGAATCGAAAGAAGCCATATTGAAACCACTGGacaaagatgaagattaCTTGTCGAAGTTACTTTGA
- the DBP7 gene encoding putative ATP-dependent RNA helicase (ancestral locus Anc_1.261), translating into MSSNDNDDGMLLNFSTGDDNASQSSSNSKKITGGRWKDRRKLQMMMDGKKPNKKRQHQDSTEESETRGEKSTKKTKGAHASNNSTSMTNRKTREIDSKLAQKQVQNLPSAEIVSSLFTSNREIATAINTNKHDNDVEINPSNAPLQEDTFEALGIKDPLLTHLDEKMRIKKPTSIQKLVIPTLIASPRNNNDLFIHAQTGSGKTLAYLLPILTSILNMDAHIDRKSGAFALIVAPTRELASQIYSVASMLANCCHYLVPCLLIGGERKKSEKARLRKGCNFIIGTPGRILDHLENTKVIRDQMGNSLRYLVLDEGDKLMELGFEQTINDILKIIHEIPINTQKFPKLPSRIINVLCSATVKGGVTKLGDIALQNYKLISNGKKGEKDNKTMTAVPDQLLQQITIVPPKLRLVTLAAELNNITKKVQSSEETTRTMVFLSCSDNVEFHFEVFSSNDSHHRNLVGDSVRVLTKGNTILPCFDPSSAPKVICYKLHGSLSQQMRTQTLKHFATDNEATKGKHLIMFCTDVASRGLDLTVSTVIELDPPFAAEDHLHRIGRTARAGKHGESLLFLLPGEEEGYMDYIKQYHPMGWELLKFDEDLLKPAFSDIRVGRNDRTKEDAEKRRKKDKDENLEWDTNATTWHLNVERRLLEDSSFKNVAMRGYTSHVRAYATHISQEKKFFNVRCLHLGHLAKSFGLREKPKSMGALGSKQQLEENDERKRNKKEDPKMKLIRMARKAVHQSASEFNY; encoded by the coding sequence ATGAGCagtaatgataatgatgatgggATGCTTTTAAATTTTAGCACAGGGGATGATAATGCCTCCCAATCCTCATCTAATTCTAAGAAAATTACAGGTGGAAGATGGAAGGACAGAAGAAAGTTGCAAATGATGATGGATGGTAAGAAACCTAACAAGAAACGTCAACATCAAGATTCTACTGAAGAATCTGAAACAAGAGGAGAAAAGAGTACCAAAAAGACTAAAGGGGCACATGCATCTAATAACTCCACTAGTATGACAAATAGGAAAACTAGAGAAATTGATAGTAAACTGGCTCAGAAACAGGTACAGAATTTACCCAGTGCAGAGATTGTCTCTTCTCTTTTTACTTCGAATAGAGAAATTGCCACAGCTATCAACACTAATAAGCATGATAATGATGTCGAAATTAATCCATCAAATGCCCCATTGCAAGAGGATACGTTTGAAGCATTAGGTATAAAAGATCCATTATTGACACATTTAGACGAAAAAATGCGTATCAAGAAACCGACCAGTATTCAGAAATTAGTAATTCCCACTTTAATTGCAAGCCCcagaaataataatgatttgttCATTCATGCACAAACAGGTTCAGGTAAGACCTTAGCCTATCTGCTTCCAATATTAACATCCATTTTAAACATGGATGCACATATAGACCGTAAATCAGGTGCTTTTGCATTAATAGTTGCACCTACACGTGAATTGGCTTCACAAATTTACTCAGTAGCTTCAATGTTAGCCAACTGTTGTCACTACTTAGTACCTTGTTTGTTGATTGGTGGTGAACGTAAGAAGTCAGAAAAAGCAAGATTGCGTAAAGGTTGTAACTTTATCATCGGTACACCTGGTCGTATATTAGATCATCTAGAAAATACTAAAGTAATCCGTGATCAAATGGGTAATTCATTAAGATACTTAGTGTTGGATGAAGGAGATAAATTAATGGAATTAGGATTTGAGCAAACGATTAACGATATTTTAAAGATTATTCATGAGATCCCAATTAACACTCAAAAATTTCCTAAACTTCCTTCTCGTATTATTAACGTTCTTTGTAGTGCTACTGTGAAAGGTGGTGTAACAAAGCTGGGTGATATTGCTCTACAGAACTATAAATTGATCAGCAACGGTAAAAAGGGTGAGAAAGATAATAAAACCATGACGGCTGTGCCAGATCAACTATTGCAACAAATCACAATTGTTCCTCCAAAATTAAGGTTGGTAACCTTAGCCGCAGAATTGAACAATATCACTAAAAAAGTTCAAAGTTCTGAAGAAACAACAAGGACAATGGTCTTTTTGTCATGTTCAGATAATGttgaatttcattttgaagTGTTTTCGTCTAACGATTCTCATCACAGGAATCTAGTTGGTGACAGTGTGAGAGTCCTGACAAAAGGAAATACCATATTACCATGTTTTGACCCATCTTCAGCCCCTAAGGTTATCTGTTATAAATTACACGGTTCTCTATCACAACAAATGAGAACTCAAACGCTGAAACATTTTGCAACCGATAACGAAGCAACAAAAGGGAAGCATTTGATCATGTTCTGTACCGATGTTGCCAGTAGAGGGTTGGATTTAACCGTGAGTACTGTTATAGAATTGGACCCACCATTTGCTGCAGAAGATCATCTTCATAGAATTGGTCGTACCGCTCGTGCTGGGAAACACGGTGAAAGTTTGCTGTTTTTGCTTCcaggtgaagaagaaggttaCATGGACTATATTAAGCAATATCATCCAATGGGTTGGGAATTACTGAAATTCGATGAGGATTTATTAAAACCTGCTTTCAGTGATATCAGAGTTGGAAGAAATGATAGAACTAAGGAAGATGCagaaaagagaagaaagaaggaTAAAGATGAGAATCTAGAATGGGACACAAATGCTACTACATGGCATCTAAATGTGGAAAGACGTCTTCTTGAAGAttcatctttcaaaaacGTGGCAATGAGAGGTTACACGAGTCATGTTAGGGCTTATGCGACCCATATTTCGcaggaaaagaaattttttaacGTGAGATGTTTACATCTTGGGCATTTAGCAAAAAGTTTTGGTTTAAGAGAGAAACCTAAGAGCATGGGTGCTCTCGGAAGTAAGCAACAGCTAGAGGAAAACGATGAGCGTAAGAGAAACAAAAAGGAGGACccaaaaatgaaattgatacGTATGGCTCGTAAAGCAGTTCATCAAAGTGCCAGTGaattcaattattaa
- the RQT4 gene encoding Rqt4p (ancestral locus Anc_1.259): MTKTQAIQYALTKVPEILPLEQDDVKQLCENIISSSHNPEAIAQGFLDILGHDDLSFEFVMKFNELLGETEKPVSPSVNEAISEQISNPPSRTTSKTNLRNERKKTTNLKPANGQLVSDVIKEPSRAKQSKQPSKQSKSTKSKTVQSLQEIDDAVRFLELDEKNVSSSGKYICNCQGLRHPIFDIAPNCLSCGKIICIKEGLHLNNCSFCGTELIPIEERVKLIQVLKDEKEQLNEETEARKTQQKQASRKPVKTYKISSGMGKNLFTEQDKLFDFIERKKERERKLQEVLKDKERHEEEIRKADANKLEEENKDKDLIAAQDRLEKLLHFQDTSAERTKIIDNASDFSMSDEAGLWGSARERALMLKKQQRNLRKWEKLENERNGKRDKYVVSMDIGPNGKVTMKEVSKDKGNVFAGSDDELDEISDEEDAEDLRAIKNLKKEITENKELETSELQSSTWDYEKDQKKFQRLKYVGKPSSPDSEKDEEPPTSEWKSRVQISADDKNALEENILAVL, translated from the coding sequence ATGACCAAAACCCAAGCAATTCAATATGCGCTAACAAAAGTTCCAGAGATCCTGCCGTTGGAACAAGATGATGTAAAGCAACTCtgtgaaaatattataagCTCCAGCCACAACCCTGAAGCGATTGCACAGGGATTCTTAGATATTCTGGGTCACGATGACTTGTCCTTTGAATTTGTCATGAAATTCAATGAGCTGTTGGGTGAGACTGAAAAGCCAGTGTCTCCATCAGTCAATGAAGCAATTTCTGAACAAATTAGCAATCCTCCTTCTAGGACAACCTCTAAGACAAACCTGCGGAatgaaaggaaaaaaacGACAAATTTAAAACCAGCTAACGGTCAATTAGTGTCAGATGTAATAAAAGAACCTTCCAGAGCGAAACAATCCAAACAACCGAGCAAACAATCAAAATCAACGAAATCAAAAACCGTCCAATCTctacaagaaattgatgatgcCGTAAGATTCTTGGAGTTGGACGAAAAAAATGTATCATCTTCAGGGAAGTATATCTGTAATTGTCAAGGGTTGAGACATCCAATATTCGATATTGCTCCCAACTGTTTATCCTGTGGAAAAATAATTTGCATTAAAGAGGGTcttcatttgaataattgtTCGTTTTGTGGTACTGAGCTGATTCCGATTGAAGAAAGAGTGAAATTGATACAAgtattgaaagatgaaaaggagcaattgaatgaagaaaCGGAAGCAAGAAAGACTCAACAGAAACAAGCTTCTAGAAAGCCAGTAAAAACCTACAAGATATCTTCCGGGATGGGCAAGAACTTATTTACTGAACAAGATAAATTGTTTGATTTtatagaaagaaagaaggaaagaGAACGGAAACTTCAGGAAGTCCTAAAGGATAAGGAACGACATGAAGAGGAAATCCGGAAAGCAGATGCTAACAAACTAGAAGAGGAAAACAAAGACAAAGATTTGATAGCTGCACAAGACCGTTTAGAAAAACTATTACATTTTCAGGATACCTCGGCGGAACGtacaaaaattattgataatgCAAGCGATTTTAGTATGTCCGATGAAGCAGGTCTATGGGGTTCCGCACGAGAAAGGGCCCTAATGCTAAAGAAGCAACAAAGAAACTTAAGGAAGTGGGAGAAGTTAGAGAATGAAAGGAATGGTAAACGTGATAAGTATGTCGTTAGCATGGACATTGGCCCCAATGGTAAGGTTACTATGAAGGAGGTTTCAAAAGATAAAGGAAACGTTTTTGCTGGATCTGATGACGAATTAGATGAGATaagtgatgaagaagatgcaGAGGACTTACGCGCCATTAAGAACCtgaagaaggaaataaCCGAAAATAAGGAGTTGGAGACTTCTGAGTTGCAATCCAGTACTTGGGATTACGAAAAAGACCAAAAGAAGTTCCAGCGTCTTAAGTATGTTGGCAAACCCTCATCTCCAGATTCTGAGAAAGACGAAGAACCACCAACTAGCGAATGGAAATCAAGAGTACAGATATCTGCTGATGATAAAAATGCATTAGaggaaaatattcttgCAGTTTTGTAG
- the SET3 gene encoding histone-binding protein SET3 (ancestral locus Anc_1.256) — translation MSPTESPTKQPSTERSLFDDASTLLMFSKSQPQTQIPPVEDATNQQAIDPAASAAAVTLAAAANLTSPSTQSQYQEEEPKVEDIKFEATTTPTKRKGKKKKKKWPVDDSYIVDPDAGIITCLCDFDDDDGFTIQCDHCNRWQHAVCFGIKDIDSAPENHLCNVCQPRDDLNVEVARRRQLRQRSLLTVQNISPENVADIGKRRKRRNDKDEYNIERPQQKRQNSRHDNIEQDGPGKGQQGGNEVPNIPTPDLVVRRKEHFLTAKEAYGASFLPIDTYRMKNETVALFLDKHKNDAFITIIEDFAPLDIEVKPYADFNYSRTFPGFPKLGTFLPEGCNESALIQEFLGELNFKEDYLDDPRNMYRIWGTVKSKVVFHPNWPLCIDARSCGNLARYIRRCCNPNVGLSTVKIKETNEIKFVLKALRDINPGEELHLSWHWDKKHPIRKLIEDDETFDTLSEEEKFLLINSVDSILSSCDCGCTNNGNLNNKDCHILKVKKAIQPLVKSVKQKMNNRYKLNAVLDELDHRRARPKPILERLLNQSFKNRSTNRQEIISKILNNMNPQDKGYHLLSSTYGSILPITDLSATNRRKSEGLVVANTHQPFKVSVLKNKSILRTDSRKGAKNTKIKALKKPSYFDETMITDLDKLLTPIELIVPQSLQRGVTLESQSVGLGLNQSHNPEEIEKLNKIQDVDLLSGMKPSENVIEDTKYDISRVSSSPKILASSRPSSAGGINTSENTEYKEAVSNTVPTAHLKKKLSFADYRKKLQK, via the coding sequence ATGAGTCCAACTGAATCACCTACAAAACAACCGTCCACCGAACGATCGTTATTCGACGATGCCTCTACATTGTTGATGTTTTCCAAGAGTCAACCGCAAACTCAAATTCCTCCAGTAGAGGATGCAACAAATCAACAGGCAATAGATCCTGCTGCTTCTGCTGCAGCTGTGACTTTGGCAGCAGCTGCAAATCTTACTTCACCATCAACTCAATCACAGtatcaagaagaagaacccAAAGTggaagatattaaatttgaagCTACAACAACCCCAACCAAGAGGAAAGgtaagaagaaaaagaagaagtgGCCAGTGGATGATTCTTATATTGTGGATCCAGATGCTGGCATCATTACTTGTCTTTgtgattttgatgatgacgatggGTTTACTATTCAATGTGACCACTGTAACAGATGGCAACATGCCGTATGTTTTGGTATCAAGGATATAGATTCAGCTCCTGAAAACCATCTTTGTAACGTGTGTCAGCCAAGAGATGATTTGAATGTGGAAGTCGCAAGAAGAAGGCAATTGCGTCAACGCTCTTTGCTAACTgtacaaaatatttctccTGAAAATGTTGCTGATATtgggaaaagaagaaagagaaggaatgataaagatgaatataACATTGAAAGACCACAGCAGAAAAGACAAAATTCTAGACATGATAATATTGAACAAGATGGACCCGGGAAGGGCCAACAAGGGGGAAATGAAGTACCTAATATACCAACACCAGATCTTGTAGTGCGAAGAAAGGAGCATTTTTTGACCGCAAAGGAAGCATATGGTGCTAGTTTTCTTCCTATTGATACATACAGAATGAAGAATGAGACAGTGGCGTTATTTTTAGATAAACATAAAAATGATGCATTTATAACGattattgaagattttgCACCCTTAGATATCGAAGTGAAACCATACGCAGATTTTAATTATTCAAGAACTTTTCCAGGTTTTCCAAAATTAGGGACTTTCTTACCAGAGGGCTGCAATGAAAGTGCTCTGATACAAGAATTTCTTGGCGAATTGAATTTCAAGGAAGACTATTTAGATGACCCAAGGAATATGTATAGGATATGGGGAACCGTAAAAAGCAAGGTCGTCTTTCATCCAAATTGGCCACTTTGTATTGATGCCAGATCCTGTGGTAATCTGGCGAGATATATTCGAAGATGCTGTAATCCAAATGTAGGACTATCCACTgtgaaaataaaagaaacaaacGAGATAAAGTTTGTTTTAAAAGCTTTGCGTGATATCAACCCAGGTGAAGAACTACATCTTTCCTGGCATTGGGATAAGAAGCACCCAATAAGGAAATTAatagaagatgatgaaaccTTCGATACTTTaagtgaagaagagaagtTTTTATTGATTAATTCCGTCGATTCTATACTAAGTTCATGTGACTGTGGATGTACAAACAAtggaaatttaaataataaagattgtcatattttgaaagtgaagaaggCTATTCAACCATTGGTGAAATCTgtaaaacaaaaaatgaacaatCGATACAAGCTAAATGCCGTtttggatgaattagatCACAGAAGGGCAAGACCAAAACCTATTTTGGAACGATTATTGAATCAATCATTTAAGAACAGATCAACGAATAGACAGGAAATAATCTCAAAAATTCTAAATAATATGAATCCGCAAGATAAAGGGTACCATCTTTTAAGTTCTACATACGGTAGCATATTGCCAATAACTGATCTTAGTGCCACCAATCGTAGAAAATCAGAAGGTTTGGTTGTTGCAAATACTCACCAACCATTTAAGGTGTCCGTATTAAAAAACAAAAGTATTTTAAGGACTGATTCAAGGAAGGGGGCTAAGAATACTAAAATAAAGGCCCTAAAAAAGCCTTCCTATTTTGATGAAACAATGATAACAGATTTGGATAAACTGTTAACCccaattgaattaattgttCCTCAATCACTTCAGCGGGGAGTAACATTAGAATCTCAATCTGTAGGGCTGGGATTGAACCAAAGTCATAACCctgaagaaattgagaagTTGAACAAGATTCAGGACGTCGATCTTTTATCAGGAATGAAACCTTCGGAGAATGTGATAGAAGATACAAAATATGATATTTCAAGGGTTTCATCTTCGCCTAAAATACTTGCATCTAGTCGTCCTTCATCTGCTGGTGGTATTAATACTTCTGAAAATACCGAATATAAGGAAGCAGTCTCTAATACAGTACCTACGGCACAtctaaagaagaagttaaGTTTTGCTGACTATAGGAAAAAATTACAGAAATAG
- the GMH1 gene encoding Gmh1p (ancestral locus Anc_1.252), with amino-acid sequence MSSLPMTSQDLDPSQNRRTSASTTNGSSRAGSIAGSSTFRSSYSTSASLPPVLKRLFKSPKNLDFETAIWEMIHLITQPRKAFRSFYYQHQTKNQWARDDPSFFILQVLLLSIASIAWSIAYGDTFGGFLKLLFNMIFVDFFLVGFLITTAFWIILNRPFFKFKTTLGYNNVEWAYCFDVHCNAFLIIWVLLYLVQFLLLPVINLHNWIGLIVGNSLYCFAIGHYFILTFYGYTQLPFLKNINFILFPTLTMTVLYVISLVGIDLSAWLSFYNYSK; translated from the coding sequence ATGTCCTCCTTACCCATGACATCGCAGGACCTGGATCCATCTCAGAATAGAAGAACCTCAGCATCGACGACGAACGGTAGCTCTAGAGCGGGAAGCATAGCAGGATCGTCAACCTTCAGAAGTTCCTACTCTACCAGTGCATCTCTACCACCTGTTCTCAAAAGGCTCTTCAAATCACCCaagaatttggattttgaGACAGCAATTTGGGaaatgattcatttaataacaCAACCGCGAAAGGCATTCCGTTCTTTCTATTATCAACACCAAACGAAAAATCAATGGGCTAGAGACGATCCCTCTTTCTTTATCTTACAGGTATTATTGCTCTCTATCGCGTCCATCGCTTGGTCCATTGCTTATGGTGATACATTTGGTGGGTTTCTAAAACTACTATTTAACATGATATTCGTGGATTTCTTCCTGGTGGGTTTCTTGATAACAACTGCATTTTGGATCATCTTAAATAgaccatttttcaaatttaagaCAACATTGGGTTATAATAATGTGGAATGGGCCTATTGTTTTGATGTTCATTGTAATGCATTCTTGATAATCTGGGTCCTGTTGTACCTGGTTCAATTCCTGTTGCTTCCTGTCATTAATTTACATAACTGGATTGGTTTGATTGTCGGAAATTCGTTATACTGTTTTGCCATTGGTCATTATTTCATTCTCACATTTTATGGATACACTCAATTGCCATTtcttaaaaatattaattttatattgTTTCCCACTTTAACAATGACTGTATTGTACGTTATAAGTTTGGTTGGGATCGATTTGTCTGCATGGTTAAGTTTCTATAATTACTCGAAATGA